Proteins encoded by one window of Arachis ipaensis cultivar K30076 chromosome B04, Araip1.1, whole genome shotgun sequence:
- the LOC107639560 gene encoding DEAD-box ATP-dependent RNA helicase 41 isoform X1 — protein MGYSETNQHDEEASKIPALPTDAPNDSDDVKLRSRDQREALLGEPKCIICSRYGEYICDETDDDVCSLECKQLLLGRIAKSLPPVGGVLQPPKKLPAADECFYVRENDCESGTLSLARDQVELLRKKLEIHVKGDVVAPVLSFASCNLPDKLLHNVEAAGYEMPTPVQMQAIPAALTGKSTLVLAETGSGKSASFLIPIISRCASHRLVFTSDKKPLAMVLTPTRELSIQVEEHAKLLGKGLPFKTALVVGGEAMARQLYRFQQGVELIVGTPGRLVDLLTKHEIDLDNVMTFVLDEVDCMLQRGFRDQVIQIYRALSQPQVLMYSATMSHDLEKMANSLANGVSVISVGKVNSPNKAVKQVAIWVESKQKKQKLFDILLSRQHFKPPAVVYVDSRLGADLLANAIKVATGITANSIHGEKSMKERRDIMQSLLVGEVPVVVATGVLGRGVDLLGVRQVIVFDMPNSIKEYIHQIGRASRMGGEGEAIVFVNEESKNVFADLVDVLKSGGAAVPRELANSRYTTGFFPGGKGSKKRKHG, from the exons ATGGGTTATTCTGAAACCAATCAGCATGACGAAGAAGCATCCAAGATTCCAGCGTTGCCAACTGATGCACCTAATG ATTCAGATGATGTGAAATTGAGGTCTAGGGACCAAAGAGAGGCTCTCCTGGGTGAGCCAAAGTGTATCATATGTAGCCGTTATGGTGAGTATATCTGTGATGAAACTGACGATGATGTTTGCAGTTTGGAATGCAAACAATTACTACTAGGCAGAATCGCCAAATCCTTGCCTCCTGTTGGAGGAGTTCTTCAGCCGCCTAAAAAACTACCTGCAGCTGACGAGTGCTTTTATGTTAGAGAGAATGATTGTGAATCAGGAACTTTATCTTTAGCTAGAGATCAGGTTGAATTGCTTAGAAAGAAGCTTGAAATTCATGTGAAGGGTGATGTAGTGGCGCCGGTTTTGTCATTTGCTTCATGCAATCTCCCTGACAAGCTCCTCCACAATGTAGAAGCAGCGGGGTATGAAATGCCTACCCCTGTTCAGATGCAAGCAATCCCTGCCGCTTTGACGGGAAAAAGCACGCTTGTTCTGGCTGAGACAGGATCTGGAAAGTCTGCTTCGTTTCTTATTCCAATAATTTCTCGATGTGCAAGTCATCGCCTTGTATTTACTTCAGATAAGAAGCCTTTAGCAATGGTGTTGACACCTACCAGAGAGCTTTCTATACAGGTTGAAGAGCATGCAAAGTTGCTCGGAAAGGGGTTACCATTTAAAACTGCCCTTGTGGTTGGTGGTGAGGCCATGGCTAGACAACTCTATCGCTTTCAGCAAGGAGTTGAACTGATTGTGGGAACACCAGGAAGGCTTGTCGATCTTTTAACAAAGCATGAGATTGACTTAGATAATGTGATGACTTTTGTTTTGGATGAAGTTGATTGCATGCTTCAAAGGGGTTTCAGAGATCAGGTCATACAGATATACAGGGCTCTGTCACAACCTCAGGTCTTGATGTATTCTGCAACAATGTCTCATGATTTAGAGAAGATGGCAAATTCTCTTGCGAATGGTGTGTCGGTTATCTCTGTTGGGAAGGTGAATAGCCCAAATAAGGCTGTGAAGCAGGTCGCTATTTGGGTTGAGTCAAAGCAAAAGAAGCAGAAGCTGTTTGACATATTACTGAGTAGGCAACATTTTAAGCCACCTGCCGTAGTGTATGTGGACTCCAGACTTGGAGCAGATCTTctggcaaatgcaataaaagttGCCACAGGAATTACAGCTAACTCAATTCATGGAGAGAAGTCCATGAAGGAAAGGAGAGATATAATGCAGTCACTTTTGGTTGGTGAGGTTCCGGTGGTTGTGGCTACTGGAGTTTTGGGTAGGGGAGTTGACCTATTGGGTGTGAGGCAGGTAATTGTGTTTGACATGCCAAATTCTATTAAGGAGTACATACATCAGATTGGAAGGGCATCTAGGATGGGAGGGGAAGGTGAAGCCATAGTTTTTGTGAATGAGGAGAGCAAGAATGTCTTTGCAGATTTAGTTGATGTATTAAAATCTGGTGGAGCAGCTGTTCCCCGGGAGCTTGCCAATTCACGGTATACCACTGGATTTTTTCCTGGTGGCAAGGGTTCAAAGAAGCGAAAGCATGGATAA
- the LOC107639560 gene encoding DEAD-box ATP-dependent RNA helicase 41 isoform X2, translating to MGYSETNQHDEEASKIPALPTDAPNDDVKLRSRDQREALLGEPKCIICSRYGEYICDETDDDVCSLECKQLLLGRIAKSLPPVGGVLQPPKKLPAADECFYVRENDCESGTLSLARDQVELLRKKLEIHVKGDVVAPVLSFASCNLPDKLLHNVEAAGYEMPTPVQMQAIPAALTGKSTLVLAETGSGKSASFLIPIISRCASHRLVFTSDKKPLAMVLTPTRELSIQVEEHAKLLGKGLPFKTALVVGGEAMARQLYRFQQGVELIVGTPGRLVDLLTKHEIDLDNVMTFVLDEVDCMLQRGFRDQVIQIYRALSQPQVLMYSATMSHDLEKMANSLANGVSVISVGKVNSPNKAVKQVAIWVESKQKKQKLFDILLSRQHFKPPAVVYVDSRLGADLLANAIKVATGITANSIHGEKSMKERRDIMQSLLVGEVPVVVATGVLGRGVDLLGVRQVIVFDMPNSIKEYIHQIGRASRMGGEGEAIVFVNEESKNVFADLVDVLKSGGAAVPRELANSRYTTGFFPGGKGSKKRKHG from the exons ATGGGTTATTCTGAAACCAATCAGCATGACGAAGAAGCATCCAAGATTCCAGCGTTGCCAACTGATGCACCTAATG ATGATGTGAAATTGAGGTCTAGGGACCAAAGAGAGGCTCTCCTGGGTGAGCCAAAGTGTATCATATGTAGCCGTTATGGTGAGTATATCTGTGATGAAACTGACGATGATGTTTGCAGTTTGGAATGCAAACAATTACTACTAGGCAGAATCGCCAAATCCTTGCCTCCTGTTGGAGGAGTTCTTCAGCCGCCTAAAAAACTACCTGCAGCTGACGAGTGCTTTTATGTTAGAGAGAATGATTGTGAATCAGGAACTTTATCTTTAGCTAGAGATCAGGTTGAATTGCTTAGAAAGAAGCTTGAAATTCATGTGAAGGGTGATGTAGTGGCGCCGGTTTTGTCATTTGCTTCATGCAATCTCCCTGACAAGCTCCTCCACAATGTAGAAGCAGCGGGGTATGAAATGCCTACCCCTGTTCAGATGCAAGCAATCCCTGCCGCTTTGACGGGAAAAAGCACGCTTGTTCTGGCTGAGACAGGATCTGGAAAGTCTGCTTCGTTTCTTATTCCAATAATTTCTCGATGTGCAAGTCATCGCCTTGTATTTACTTCAGATAAGAAGCCTTTAGCAATGGTGTTGACACCTACCAGAGAGCTTTCTATACAGGTTGAAGAGCATGCAAAGTTGCTCGGAAAGGGGTTACCATTTAAAACTGCCCTTGTGGTTGGTGGTGAGGCCATGGCTAGACAACTCTATCGCTTTCAGCAAGGAGTTGAACTGATTGTGGGAACACCAGGAAGGCTTGTCGATCTTTTAACAAAGCATGAGATTGACTTAGATAATGTGATGACTTTTGTTTTGGATGAAGTTGATTGCATGCTTCAAAGGGGTTTCAGAGATCAGGTCATACAGATATACAGGGCTCTGTCACAACCTCAGGTCTTGATGTATTCTGCAACAATGTCTCATGATTTAGAGAAGATGGCAAATTCTCTTGCGAATGGTGTGTCGGTTATCTCTGTTGGGAAGGTGAATAGCCCAAATAAGGCTGTGAAGCAGGTCGCTATTTGGGTTGAGTCAAAGCAAAAGAAGCAGAAGCTGTTTGACATATTACTGAGTAGGCAACATTTTAAGCCACCTGCCGTAGTGTATGTGGACTCCAGACTTGGAGCAGATCTTctggcaaatgcaataaaagttGCCACAGGAATTACAGCTAACTCAATTCATGGAGAGAAGTCCATGAAGGAAAGGAGAGATATAATGCAGTCACTTTTGGTTGGTGAGGTTCCGGTGGTTGTGGCTACTGGAGTTTTGGGTAGGGGAGTTGACCTATTGGGTGTGAGGCAGGTAATTGTGTTTGACATGCCAAATTCTATTAAGGAGTACATACATCAGATTGGAAGGGCATCTAGGATGGGAGGGGAAGGTGAAGCCATAGTTTTTGTGAATGAGGAGAGCAAGAATGTCTTTGCAGATTTAGTTGATGTATTAAAATCTGGTGGAGCAGCTGTTCCCCGGGAGCTTGCCAATTCACGGTATACCACTGGATTTTTTCCTGGTGGCAAGGGTTCAAAGAAGCGAAAGCATGGATAA
- the LOC107639560 gene encoding DEAD-box ATP-dependent RNA helicase 41 isoform X3, producing the protein MPTPVQMQAIPAALTGKSTLVLAETGSGKSASFLIPIISRCASHRLVFTSDKKPLAMVLTPTRELSIQVEEHAKLLGKGLPFKTALVVGGEAMARQLYRFQQGVELIVGTPGRLVDLLTKHEIDLDNVMTFVLDEVDCMLQRGFRDQVIQIYRALSQPQVLMYSATMSHDLEKMANSLANGVSVISVGKVNSPNKAVKQVAIWVESKQKKQKLFDILLSRQHFKPPAVVYVDSRLGADLLANAIKVATGITANSIHGEKSMKERRDIMQSLLVGEVPVVVATGVLGRGVDLLGVRQVIVFDMPNSIKEYIHQIGRASRMGGEGEAIVFVNEESKNVFADLVDVLKSGGAAVPRELANSRYTTGFFPGGKGSKKRKHG; encoded by the coding sequence ATGCCTACCCCTGTTCAGATGCAAGCAATCCCTGCCGCTTTGACGGGAAAAAGCACGCTTGTTCTGGCTGAGACAGGATCTGGAAAGTCTGCTTCGTTTCTTATTCCAATAATTTCTCGATGTGCAAGTCATCGCCTTGTATTTACTTCAGATAAGAAGCCTTTAGCAATGGTGTTGACACCTACCAGAGAGCTTTCTATACAGGTTGAAGAGCATGCAAAGTTGCTCGGAAAGGGGTTACCATTTAAAACTGCCCTTGTGGTTGGTGGTGAGGCCATGGCTAGACAACTCTATCGCTTTCAGCAAGGAGTTGAACTGATTGTGGGAACACCAGGAAGGCTTGTCGATCTTTTAACAAAGCATGAGATTGACTTAGATAATGTGATGACTTTTGTTTTGGATGAAGTTGATTGCATGCTTCAAAGGGGTTTCAGAGATCAGGTCATACAGATATACAGGGCTCTGTCACAACCTCAGGTCTTGATGTATTCTGCAACAATGTCTCATGATTTAGAGAAGATGGCAAATTCTCTTGCGAATGGTGTGTCGGTTATCTCTGTTGGGAAGGTGAATAGCCCAAATAAGGCTGTGAAGCAGGTCGCTATTTGGGTTGAGTCAAAGCAAAAGAAGCAGAAGCTGTTTGACATATTACTGAGTAGGCAACATTTTAAGCCACCTGCCGTAGTGTATGTGGACTCCAGACTTGGAGCAGATCTTctggcaaatgcaataaaagttGCCACAGGAATTACAGCTAACTCAATTCATGGAGAGAAGTCCATGAAGGAAAGGAGAGATATAATGCAGTCACTTTTGGTTGGTGAGGTTCCGGTGGTTGTGGCTACTGGAGTTTTGGGTAGGGGAGTTGACCTATTGGGTGTGAGGCAGGTAATTGTGTTTGACATGCCAAATTCTATTAAGGAGTACATACATCAGATTGGAAGGGCATCTAGGATGGGAGGGGAAGGTGAAGCCATAGTTTTTGTGAATGAGGAGAGCAAGAATGTCTTTGCAGATTTAGTTGATGTATTAAAATCTGGTGGAGCAGCTGTTCCCCGGGAGCTTGCCAATTCACGGTATACCACTGGATTTTTTCCTGGTGGCAAGGGTTCAAAGAAGCGAAAGCATGGATAA